The Oxyura jamaicensis isolate SHBP4307 breed ruddy duck chromosome 3, BPBGC_Ojam_1.0, whole genome shotgun sequence genome segment CAAAGCTATTCTAAAGCCCAGGATCCACATCTGAAACTTACCACTCCAGTACCTCATTAACAGTATTCATGGGGATCTAATCCAAATAGCACTGCCCTCACCGGAACAATTCCTAGGGAATATAACGGGCGTAAGACAGGATCCCCCAAATATTTGGATTAAATTAGTAGTTTTATTACTAATGGTCAATCTTGGTTGTTGTTTATAGTGGTCTGAAACAATTCTCAAGGTGAAAAGAATGATAAGTCTAAGAGGATCAGGCCTTGATATTTCCCCACAGAGTCTTATCTGTCCAAGTAGAATTATCCACTGACTTCTTATAGAAGGTGCCACCTAGGTCTAGATTTTCAAGTAGTCCATGCTGTATCCTGAAATTAGCATAAAACATGCTGGCAATAAAATGTCACAAGGGCTATCAGCTAGTGGTATTCCAGCTTACATATGCTGCTGTTCAACTAACATCCTCTTGCTTACTACTTGGGAGTAACTGCAAGAGATAAACAATGGAAGCCCCAAGAGCTCAGGGACTGGCGCAATACAACATAATTAAATGCTGACTACAGACTGttcaaaatagaaatacattaaGGAAGAGAACTAGAGGGTTTtctagaaaatacagaagtgctTGCTAGCTTGCAGCTTAGCAGAACACGGcttcctctgcagcagaaaacacaCCTGCTTTGTACCATCTCACTCCCAGTGCTCCCTGCAGCATTCACTCATGCACGGGAGCAGTGTCAGAAGTCATCCAGTGTAACTGCTTAACTAGCCTGTGCTTCGGTATTTGACAGACCAGAGCCTAGATCCGGGAGAAAGCTGCATCTTACCTGGAAGAACTACCTGTGCAATTGCACAAAGCACCTTGCAGCAACCACTAGTGCTTCTGAATACAGATGCAGCTGTAagttttatccattttttttcctcagtctgaCAGTGCAGATACCATCATTACCACCACCATTAGAGCAGCAGTTACACGAGCTTTTCTCTCTTGGTTCATACCCTCTCCTGTCACACACTCCCACACCTGCACTGGGAGGACACAGCCACACCAAGACAGCCTAGGGAGTGTTCCTCACCCCACCTTTTGTAACCCTGGGCACAAGAATGAGTAGCAGGGTGTCTCACCCAACAAAACAGCCTCCAAAAACCCCGGACAGCTTACAGAGCGACTAAGCCCCAGACCCCAGAAGCACGCTGACAGCTTAAAAGATCAAGCAAATCCGCAAGTGCTGCCAACCTGCACGAGGGCCTGCCGGCCAGAAGAGCACTGAGAAGAGCCCCGCTCACCCAGAAGCTACCTTAACGGCTACccatggataaaaaaaaaacaaacagaaataggtGGGAGAAGCGCTCTGCCAGCCCGTCCGCAGGCACTTACCTGACGGGGTGCGCGTACTGCGCCAGCTTGCGGGAGCCTTGCGCCAGCccgcaggggctgcggggctggggacgAGAGAGCAGAGGTCACCCCCGCGGCCGGCCCGGCGCCCCCGCCACCCCACCCCGGCTCCCGGCAGCACGGCGGAGCTCCCCGcagagccgagccgagccgcccCACTCACCacagcggggccgggcagccaGGGCCTCCAGAagggcgcggggctgcggggcgagGGCAGGGCCGTGAGAGCCGGGACGCTGTGatggcggcggcagcggcgcgGGGGGGAAGATGGGGAAGAGAGGGGCGAGAAGCCCCGGGGGCGGCCGCAGCACACCCCGCCGACCTCCATGCTCCACCACACGGCTCCCGTCACCGCCTCGCTTCTCCTCACCCTGCCCGGGGCTGCTTTTATACCCCGCGGCGGCGGAGCCCACCTCCCCCGGCTCGTCTGCCAGCGCCATCAACAAAAAGGCGCCGCAGTGTAAACGCGGAGCGCGGACGCGTGCATGCCCCAAATGGCCCCGGGAGGGGGGGAGGTTTGGCGACGGGGTGTTAATCACACTCCAGAGGACACATGGCCGCTGCCCGGCCTCGGGGGGAGCCCCTGTGGGAacggggggcggcgggaggggcGAAGCGAGGGGGCGCCGGGCGTTatcgccccggccccgccgcctccagGGCAGCCTCTTGGCCTGAAAACCCTGATCCTTTATCCCCAAGGGTCCCCCGTGCTCGGACACAGAGGAATTTCACCCCGGGGTGCTGGAGAAAACGCCACTTGCAGGGGTCCTTGCTTCCTAGCCTGCCACCTCCCGATACTCCCCGTGGCATGCCCCCCCTGAGGTAGCATCGTCAGCTAGCACCGCGGCTTTTTACAGGGTGTTTTTACCGAAACGTGccttcttttaatctttttcatatGCTCCTGGCACTCTGAACGGCTGCCAGCATCAAATGCTCTTGCTATATGCACGAGGTTTTATGCCAAACTCGTACTGTGTTCCTCAGTACCGAGGGAACtcgtttttatttatttatttatttattttattttattttattttttatcccccccccccccccttttttttttttttgcattctctTTCCAAGATTGCAGTCACTGATGCGTGTGAGCAACAGTAGTGATCACATATAAGAGCCAGTAAACAGCAGTAGTACCAGCCCTGGGGAAGCCAGGCAGGTTGGAGGGATGGAGCTGCCCTAGTTCTGAAGCAGAGCTTCAAACCCCGTTAATTTATTGCCCGCTAAAAGACTCACGCTACAGGCTGAGGCGCTGTACCCTGCGGAATAATATTGTGCCTTTTTCAGCTTAGCCATAAGGAGCGTGTCTACTTTAGCACTGCCTAAGGATAGCCACAGACAGAAGGTGACTGGTGCCTTCTCCACAGTGTCTTCAGCACAATACACCTCACTAAATGGTATTAGCAGTACCTGTGTAAAAACGCAGCACATTACAAGTTTTGTAGGAAATGTAGGCATTAATTAAATATGGCAATAGCATTTTTTCAGGTCTTTAAGTCTAAAACAGATGTAGGCTAAAttgactttctgaagaaaagcagcctCTTGCTATGAAAGAGATAGATGCAACAGTGCAGGCTTTTAAGCTTGTGCATGCTGTGGTCTGTTCCACCTTGAGCAGCATGTGTATTCTGTCATTTCGGAGCTTTATACCATTTGACCACGTGGAAGAATTCATAATGATTAAACCTTTAGAAGTAATTAAAGGAGAATGTAGTTCACAGTGAAAAGTCCAACTTATTAGAACCTTAGGGTTAAGCCAAATgcttaaaagaataaaatttccaGAATAATTTTACTGCACTGTTATGTTTGTAGatgtctgcattttttcccaccTCGTTTTCACCGTGGCCTAAAGTAAGATTAACTAAAATAAGAGCGAACAAAAGGCTCAAACTGCTTGTAAATATTCATCCTACAATTAGGAGAATTAGAGACTGGAGGGAAATGGCTCATGCAGTAAGTTCATCATAAGCAAGATTGtatctaattttcttctgtttccaaatGGCTGCGGTGAAACTTTCTCAGAAGATGTGAATGAAGTGtaaaacagatgtttcaaaGCTGTATGATGGTAGATTCTTCTTTTGCCTAGATGAAGTGAGAGCAATAATTTCTATAGTTGGTATTTCTCTTTTGAGAACTACAACACAGGCTGTACAAGAAGAGAAGGAATAGAGGCACAGTTTGTTGTCTAAAGAAGAAACATCCACTCATCCATCATATTAGCAACAAGAATAGAATAATAGAACTCAACATCAGCATTATTTGTTTGATAAAGCATAAAAGTGGGTAACAACATGTGCagtaaaagcaacaacaacaacaacaaaaagtgtcTTTGGCCAATGACCCTTAATTGTTTCAGAATTCTCTTTATTCTCTTTAGTATCTGcccaaaatgagaaaatgtccTATGAAGAAAGTGTGATTTacccattaaaaaacaaactgacaCAGAGGTGTTGAAAGGataaggagaaaataatgaCTAGCAGCTGTTGTTCCCTCTGCATATTTTCACACTATATGACTCTTCTTGGCCCTACAGTTTAGTAATGCAGTCCTGTTTATtgacag includes the following:
- the RIPPLY2 gene encoding protein ripply2, with product MEVGGVCCGRPRGFSPLSSPSSPPRRCRRHHSVPALTALPSPRSPAPFWRPWLPGPAVPRSPCGLAQGSRKLAQYAHPVRLFWPKSRCYDYLYQEAEALLKNFPVQATISFYEDSDSEDDEDDLEQDSRTESDC